The Kosakonia sacchari SP1 genome includes a window with the following:
- a CDS encoding YqaE/Pmp3 family membrane protein has protein sequence MGFWRVVFTIILPPLGVLLGKGFGWAFIINILLTLLGYFPGLIHAFWVQTRN, from the coding sequence ATGGGTTTTTGGCGAGTTGTATTTACCATTATTCTGCCGCCGCTGGGCGTGCTGCTTGGCAAAGGCTTTGGTTGGGCATTTATCATTAACATCCTGCTTACACTGCTGGGCTATTTCCCTGGCCTGATCCACGCGTTTTGGGTGCAAACCCGCAATTAA